The window CCTTCCTCTTTTAAAAAGAAATTTTTCAGCAAAGAAAAAAGCCCTCTCTCATTCGTGCCTTGAGATAGAAGCTGATCTTGTTCTTCTATGGCGACGATGTCCGCCGTTCCAGCCATTGAATAGCCTGTAATGTGGCCCTTCTGAATTTGATCCCAAATCTCTTGGGAAGCCTTTGTCACAAGCACCCAAGACCCTTTTCGAATCAGCTCCCCGCCTACCTCTACATCAGCCGGAGCAATATACGATTCAACCACTTCGCCAACACCATCCTGAAAATCATGCTGCTTGTCAATATGACGGGCATCCTTCATAAAGCCGTGTGCCGCTCTTTCAATTTCCTTGGCTGTCATAAAGTCTTGATGTGCATCAGGCGTATTCGGTTCATACACGACACCGTACACGAGGCGATGAGCATCTTCAGCCTTTGTTAGGACACTGACCTCCTTTTGAAAGTCAGGCCGCTTTTTCTTTGCTTTCATCAAAAAGAATTTCTTCTTGTTCGCTGCTTTGTCCACGTAGGAAACATGCGTAATTTTAGCGTTTTTTAGTTCTCTTGGCATATGTTCACCCCCTTTCAAAAAAGTGCACGCGCTTCTGTTTATTTCGTCAGCTGGTCCGGCTCTGGTTGAGGCTTTTCTTCAGCTGATTTCATGCGGCTTTCTAAAGGTCGGTGATATAGTTCCTCAGGCCATTCCTCTAGCGTTTTTCCGAGAATTCTTCCTGCTAGATCGCGCAAATCGTTAGGTGACACTGCCCCAGCCTGAATAAATGGCGTCAGTACCTTGGCAATCTCTAATGGGTCTCTAAAATCAGGACCATTTAATAGAAAACGGACATGCCAAATATCAAGATCCGGCAGGAAAAGAGTATTGAGTTTTCCTGTGATGAGATGCCGTTCCGGCTGAAATACCTGCTCTTCTGTTGTTTTACGCGCCGTATCTGCTGTTGCTTTGTTATAGTCTTGAGACTCACCTGTATAAATTGGCGGCAGGCGAAACGCAGAGCGGATTTTGTTTCTTGTTTTTTCATCGTATTCTAAAAAGAGCGCATCTTCTTGCAGGATCTCGGCTAGAGATTTGAAGTTTACTTTGACATTTGAGACATCTTCTTCTCCCGTTAACCCTTTTTCTGTCGGTAAACCTTCAACTTCAAGCAATAGAAATTTATGTGCATGATCAGATCCTTCAATATCGTCCATATAATCTTGAAGCTGCTGATAAGAGGATTCTGACAGCATGCCATTTTCGACAATGATGGCACCTGGTACATGCCGCCCTTGTTTAAAATAAAGATAGTTCAGCTCCTCTGCCTTGCGAGCACCGTACATATTGACGATGTTGCCAATCCAGCGGGGAATCCCATATGTTCCACTGCCAATTTTAAAATGAATCACTTCTGTTGCGCGAAGCGGCTCTGGTGTGGTGTCATCGTATTTGCCTGTTTCACAGTGCAAAATGCGCGGATCACCATACTCCTTGAAGAAGACTTTCTTTTCGTTGATTACCTGTACATATTTACGGAATCGTTTCTTTCGATTCATTGTCTTCATTTCGCCATTTTCGGTGTACCTGAATTCGACGTCGACTGGCTCACTAAGCTTGCAAATGCGGATATGAAGCGCATCTAAATACTCGATTCCGGCCGGCTTTCCTTGTCCATCTCTCAGCACCTCTAAAAAACCATTGCCCGTTTTCTCTCGGTCTTCGAGGACATAGCCAAGAATCACATCAGCGGACTCATCATAGTTCATGTACTTCGTAAACTCTTCAAGTCTTGTCCATTCCTTTTCTGCAGCCTTCTTTTTTGCCGGTTTTACACCTTCTGCATTAAAGTCAAAAGCGTATTCTACCCCAAACCCAAAACCTAAAATATTGGTTTTGTACGCATCAATACATTGCTGAAGAATGGTTGAATATTCTGCCATGCTTTTTAATTCATTGATGTTGTAAGGAGGGGGAACAATGTCATCTTTTTCATAGGAAAATTCATCTGCATACATTTGTTTTGTATGATCAGACATGTTTGCCTTCATAATCGTTGCTTTCAATTGTTTCATTGTATGGACCTCCTCTCTCTGTTTGGACGGACACGCTCTGAGGCGGTCTGTTTCAAATCCGTCACTTCATAATCATCCAGCGCATACCAGATCGCTGATAATGTGTGCGGATCGATTTGAAATGTATCTTCCTCTAAACGTCCATCCTTATCTGCCTTATAGGTCAGTGATTGAAGTTCATAGATTGTATACGGACAAGCATCAGAGCAAATGATTTTCTTAAACCGTTTGATCTTTTTCGTATACTGCAAACGCGAGCCTTGGAACTTATGTGCTGCCACCATCTGAAATCCACGCTGCCGAAAATAGTGAATGGTTTTAGGCTCTGCTGCATCGGCTTTGATGAGTTCCTTTGATTCAATGAACTCTTTTAGGTCAACAGCTGTTTCATCATCTGTTTTCCCGCGGTCGTAATATTCCCAGTAAATATATAAGTACTTTTTTTCATGGTCGACGGCTAATCGAATGA is drawn from Bacillus pumilus and contains these coding sequences:
- a CDS encoding XkdF-like putative serine protease domain-containing protein yields the protein MPRELKNAKITHVSYVDKAANKKKFFLMKAKKKRPDFQKEVSVLTKAEDAHRLVYGVVYEPNTPDAHQDFMTAKEIERAAHGFMKDARHIDKQHDFQDGVGEVVESYIAPADVEVGGELIRKGSWVLVTKASQEIWDQIQKGHITGYSMAGTADIVAIEEQDQLLSQGTNERGLFSLLKNFFLKEEGANMSQPFWNVLDHLLETLQSSDGDEADVRAALEQLIPIMQDILKTEDVLQTIGERPAAVQKEDAALTTDQVRELEKAKKAIENVLQQAEQQETDQTGEEPVQKVLEQVVAPIRQQLSSLEKSASREKAAVQEVLEQQLLPISERIHMLEKARGMSKQTIHDTQNDTTTPIWDGLL
- a CDS encoding phage portal protein, whose protein sequence is MKQLKATIMKANMSDHTKQMYADEFSYEKDDIVPPPYNINELKSMAEYSTILQQCIDAYKTNILGFGFGVEYAFDFNAEGVKPAKKKAAEKEWTRLEEFTKYMNYDESADVILGYVLEDREKTGNGFLEVLRDGQGKPAGIEYLDALHIRICKLSEPVDVEFRYTENGEMKTMNRKKRFRKYVQVINEKKVFFKEYGDPRILHCETGKYDDTTPEPLRATEVIHFKIGSGTYGIPRWIGNIVNMYGARKAEELNYLYFKQGRHVPGAIIVENGMLSESSYQQLQDYMDDIEGSDHAHKFLLLEVEGLPTEKGLTGEEDVSNVKVNFKSLAEILQEDALFLEYDEKTRNKIRSAFRLPPIYTGESQDYNKATADTARKTTEEQVFQPERHLITGKLNTLFLPDLDIWHVRFLLNGPDFRDPLEIAKVLTPFIQAGAVSPNDLRDLAGRILGKTLEEWPEELYHRPLESRMKSAEEKPQPEPDQLTK